Proteins from a genomic interval of Candidatus Bathyarchaeota archaeon:
- a CDS encoding 30S ribosomal protein S6e, with protein MPKFKLVISNPKTGKAKTFEVEGEKAVPLLGRRIGEVVDGSVMGLGNVKLLITGGSDKDGIPMRPDVRGGVKKYVLLSGGPGFHPRKKGLRVRKLVRGNTITEDILQVNLKIVEGDLGF; from the coding sequence GTGCCGAAGTTCAAACTCGTCATATCGAACCCTAAGACCGGTAAGGCTAAGACGTTCGAGGTTGAAGGCGAGAAGGCTGTTCCCCTGCTTGGACGTAGGATAGGCGAAGTAGTCGACGGCTCGGTTATGGGGCTTGGAAACGTGAAGCTTCTGATAACCGGTGGAAGCGACAAAGACGGGATACCTATGAGACCCGACGTAAGGGGTGGAGTTAAGAAGTACGTACTGTTATCCGGTGGACCAGGCTTCCATCCTAGGAAAAAAGGCCTGAGGGTCCGGAAGCTTGTCAGGGGTAATACGATAACCGAGGATATTCTTCAGGTGAACTTGAAGATAGTCGAGGGAGACTTAGGTTTTTAG
- a CDS encoding universal stress protein yields MRSNILIAIDGSEIGWKALNWAFKLAKSMGSDIVIIHVAPPGFTIKQAVNATCEAPISIVPEPPESVKERILKVLDVLEEARRRAEEVGLKVDFVLRHGDPSREIVKETSKDYSLVIIGHRGFSKHRFGLGSIAEKIVREAQCSVLVVK; encoded by the coding sequence TTGAGGTCTAACATTCTCATAGCCATAGACGGCTCTGAGATAGGGTGGAAGGCTCTCAACTGGGCTTTTAAACTCGCTAAGAGTATGGGTTCAGACATAGTTATAATCCACGTGGCGCCGCCTGGCTTCACGATAAAGCAAGCCGTAAACGCTACGTGTGAGGCACCCATCTCGATCGTGCCTGAGCCTCCTGAAAGCGTTAAAGAGAGGATTTTGAAGGTCTTGGATGTCCTAGAGGAGGCTAGGAGGCGGGCTGAGGAGGTGGGTCTAAAGGTCGATTTCGTACTGAGACATGGCGACCCCTCGCGTGAGATAGTTAAAGAGACTTCTAAAGACTACTCTCTCGTTATAATAGGTCACAGAGGATTCAGCAAGCACAGGTTCGGCTTAGGGAGTATAGCCGAAAAGATCGTGAGAGAAGCTCAATGCTCAGTCCTCGTAGTCAAGTAG
- a CDS encoding nitroreductase family protein translates to MRRLQHKNTARLGGIATEFYEVVFKRRSVRSFKEEPVPEEALNRILEAARWAPSAGNTQPWRFIIITEVAMKRKIAEVCTEYSRKHWEEFPPEVARYLAARGGSWDKSTMAKIPVLIAVCYELPERMRHELVLGSVWAAIENMLLAATAEGLGSCIYTFYNMEEEDRIKRILRVPKEYRIAAIIQLGYAAVQPPPPTRKPLKEIIRRQRF, encoded by the coding sequence ATAAGAAGACTGCAACATAAAAATACTGCTCGTTTAGGAGGGATAGCTACGGAGTTTTACGAAGTCGTCTTTAAAAGGAGAAGTGTTAGAAGCTTTAAGGAAGAACCGGTACCGGAAGAAGCTTTAAACAGGATTTTGGAAGCTGCCCGTTGGGCTCCCTCTGCGGGGAACACTCAGCCTTGGCGCTTTATAATAATCACAGAAGTGGCTATGAAACGGAAAATCGCCGAAGTTTGCACTGAATACAGTCGGAAGCACTGGGAGGAATTCCCACCTGAGGTTGCGCGCTACCTGGCGGCTAGAGGCGGCTCGTGGGACAAATCTACGATGGCTAAAATTCCGGTTCTTATAGCCGTCTGCTACGAGCTTCCGGAAAGGATGCGTCACGAACTTGTTTTAGGCTCTGTCTGGGCGGCCATCGAAAACATGCTTTTAGCGGCCACGGCGGAGGGTCTAGGAAGCTGTATATATACCTTCTATAATATGGAGGAAGAGGATAGGATAAAGCGTATACTACGCGTTCCAAAGGAGTATAGGATTGCCGCGATAATCCAGCTGGGCTATGCAGCAGTTCAGCCACCACCTCCGACCAGAAAGCCGCTAAAAGAAATAATTCGCAGACAACGTTTCTAA
- a CDS encoding nitroreductase family protein has protein sequence MEFYEVIRTRRSVRSYKPDPVPEDVLRRVLDAARIAPSGSNRQPWKFVVVRDPEVKRRLAEACDGQMFIAEAPLVIVACGFNIHYNRGRYMGDYSMLVDVAIAFTHLILAARAEGLGTCWIGSFDNEKVKKILGIPDDVNVVAITPLGYPRSPDVFREPGLRKSLEEIVCYDKFY, from the coding sequence ATGGAGTTTTACGAGGTCATTAGGACTAGACGGAGTGTTCGCTCTTATAAGCCCGACCCTGTCCCTGAGGATGTGTTGAGGAGGGTTCTCGACGCGGCGAGGATCGCGCCTTCTGGTTCCAACAGGCAGCCCTGGAAGTTCGTAGTGGTCAGGGATCCCGAGGTTAAGCGTAGGCTCGCCGAGGCCTGCGACGGACAGATGTTCATAGCCGAGGCCCCGCTGGTTATAGTCGCATGCGGGTTTAACATACACTATAACCGTGGCAGGTATATGGGCGATTATAGTATGCTCGTAGATGTAGCGATAGCGTTCACCCACCTGATCCTAGCGGCTAGGGCTGAGGGGCTTGGAACATGCTGGATAGGAAGCTTCGACAACGAGAAGGTTAAGAAGATTCTAGGTATACCAGACGACGTGAACGTCGTAGCCATAACGCCGCTAGGGTATCCTAGAAGCCCAGACGTCTTCAGAGAACCTGGCTTGAGAAAGAGCCTAGAGGAGATAGTCTGCTACGACAAGTTCTACTAA
- a CDS encoding MFS transporter has product MDRSLDGLSVGEMSAGNEGDSKERNLRVLYLNRILTSIGDYLVSPFLRVYAVMIGASTSELGFFTSMSSLSSNVLQIFFGRLTDRLKKRVPLIAALGIASSLIWGMVALAKTPETYIWLIVVRMLLVSALSPASMALMGDLIPVNGRGVVTASLNFWTSLGGLAAIVASGIVMTMLGEDSGVFAIPLVSAAALGILAYVVLLAIKESPRRVIARRPILDVRSLIADVNVNPGFRSLCATQALYVLAMSIAWPVFPVTMVKILNASMFDVSLASVASIASSLIAQRFAGRLCDRVGRKPLITLGRFSFIFYPVTYMFAPSIYAIIAVNFVLGFPSALFSTALLVFLLDNTADDLRGELTAFYNLSVGLSGFIGSLVGGVIADYLLATMGLWEGCATLYAISAVGRLCGAYLVYRKLEEPRRYPSTLSMELMSIVKRVGDRIKRRV; this is encoded by the coding sequence GTGGATAGGTCTTTGGATGGTTTAAGCGTAGGAGAGATGTCTGCCGGTAATGAGGGGGATTCGAAGGAGAGAAACCTGCGAGTCCTTTATTTAAACAGGATACTAACTTCCATCGGGGATTACCTGGTTTCTCCGTTTCTCAGGGTCTACGCTGTCATGATAGGCGCGTCGACCTCTGAGCTGGGTTTCTTCACCTCGATGAGCAGCTTGTCGTCTAACGTCTTGCAGATATTTTTCGGCCGGCTAACCGATAGATTGAAGAAACGAGTGCCGCTGATAGCTGCTCTGGGCATAGCGTCTTCGCTCATATGGGGTATGGTCGCGTTGGCTAAGACCCCTGAAACCTACATATGGCTTATAGTGGTCCGTATGCTCTTGGTCTCCGCCTTATCGCCAGCCTCTATGGCCCTCATGGGGGACCTGATACCTGTGAACGGACGTGGAGTCGTTACGGCTTCTCTAAACTTTTGGACAAGCCTAGGAGGGCTAGCCGCTATCGTGGCCTCTGGTATCGTGATGACGATGCTTGGCGAAGACAGCGGAGTATTCGCGATACCGCTTGTCTCGGCCGCGGCTTTAGGGATTCTAGCCTACGTCGTGCTTCTAGCCATCAAGGAGTCTCCTAGACGCGTCATCGCCCGTAGGCCTATACTCGACGTCAGGAGTCTTATAGCAGACGTTAACGTAAACCCCGGCTTCCGAAGTCTCTGTGCAACACAGGCTCTGTACGTCTTGGCCATGTCTATAGCATGGCCCGTTTTCCCCGTCACCATGGTTAAAATATTGAATGCCTCCATGTTCGATGTTTCCCTAGCGTCCGTCGCCTCGATAGCGTCGTCTCTTATAGCTCAGAGGTTTGCGGGTAGGCTCTGCGACCGGGTCGGCCGTAAACCCCTCATAACCTTGGGTAGGTTCTCGTTTATATTCTATCCGGTGACTTACATGTTCGCCCCGAGCATCTACGCTATAATAGCCGTAAACTTCGTCTTAGGTTTTCCATCTGCGCTGTTTTCGACCGCGCTTCTCGTGTTTCTCCTCGACAATACCGCAGACGACCTCAGGGGAGAGCTTACGGCGTTCTACAACCTCTCGGTCGGGCTTTCAGGCTTCATAGGCTCGTTGGTGGGAGGGGTGATCGCCGATTACCTTCTAGCTACGATGGGTTTATGGGAAGGATGCGCTACCTTATACGCTATCTCGGCGGTCGGAAGGCTATGCGGCGCCTACTTGGTCTATAGGAAGCTTGAGGAGCCCAGGCGTTATCCCTCGACGCTTAGTATGGAGCTTATGAGCATCGTCAAGAGAGTTGGAGACCGCATTAAAAGGAGGGTTTAA